The proteins below are encoded in one region of Flavobacterium nackdongense:
- a CDS encoding M28 family metallopeptidase has translation MKKLLCLVVLATTLSCTSQKNSVSDVPPTKYLKTITATDLKTHLSIIASDEMEGRETGSAGQKKAGDYLIKQYKANKISFPKGATEFYQRIPAAYLNAKRNENLPDSENIWAFIEGSEKPNEIIVISAHYDHVGVKNGEIYNGADDDGSGTVALLEIAQAFKTAKNEGHGPKRSILFLHVTGEEHGLHGSRFYAENPLFPLANTITDINIDMIGRSDEFHKDSNNYVYIIGSDYLSTDLFNICEDANKKHVNLLLDYKFNDRTDPNRYYYRSDHYNFAKNGIPSVFLFNGVHADYHKPTDEVEKIEFDALTKRTQLAFAIAWELANRDNRPVVDKSGN, from the coding sequence ATGAAAAAACTCCTTTGCCTAGTCGTATTAGCGACTACCCTTTCTTGCACTTCACAAAAGAACAGCGTTTCTGATGTGCCACCCACAAAGTACCTTAAAACCATCACAGCCACCGACTTGAAAACGCACCTTTCAATTATAGCTTCTGACGAAATGGAAGGCCGCGAAACGGGCTCGGCTGGACAGAAAAAAGCGGGTGATTATCTTATTAAGCAATACAAAGCAAATAAAATTTCTTTCCCAAAAGGGGCAACAGAATTTTACCAAAGAATTCCGGCGGCCTATTTGAATGCCAAACGAAATGAAAATTTGCCTGATTCTGAAAATATTTGGGCCTTTATCGAAGGCTCTGAAAAACCGAATGAAATCATAGTAATTTCAGCACATTACGATCATGTAGGTGTAAAAAATGGTGAAATTTACAACGGTGCCGATGACGATGGTTCTGGAACAGTTGCTTTACTTGAAATTGCTCAAGCATTCAAAACAGCCAAAAATGAAGGCCACGGACCAAAACGTTCCATTTTATTTCTGCATGTTACCGGCGAAGAACACGGACTTCATGGATCGCGTTTTTACGCTGAAAATCCGCTGTTTCCTTTAGCTAATACCATAACCGACATCAATATCGATATGATTGGTCGAAGCGATGAGTTCCATAAAGATTCCAATAACTACGTATATATTATAGGTTCGGACTATCTGTCAACCGATTTGTTTAACATTTGTGAAGACGCCAATAAAAAACATGTCAATTTATTGTTAGATTACAAGTTCAATGATCGTACAGACCCAAATCGGTATTATTACCGTTCCGACCATTACAATTTTGCCAAAAACGGAATTCCTTCTGTTTTTCTTTTCAATGGAGTTCACGCCGATTATCACAAACCGACGGACGAAGTAGAAAAAATTGAATTTGATGCGTTAACCAAGAGAACTCAGCTCGCTTTTGCTATTGCGTGGGAATTGGCCAATAGAGACAATCGTCCTGTAGTTGATAAAAGTGGGAACTAA
- a CDS encoding dienelactone hydrolase family protein, which yields MKNVKYLIYGMILITSSVFSQLKPLQYKDGNQILNGFKIDPAKKSSTKAGILILPAWMGIDKLSKDTAEKLSKLGYYAFIADIYGQGNYPQDYAQAGKIAGFYKTNYKDYQKRISLALEQLIQAGANPDNIVVIGYCFGGTGALEAARANYNIKGVVSFHGGLGKDAARKTEPIKAKVLVCHGADDPYVPSAETEAFQKEMRDAKADWQMIYYANAVHSFTNPESGNDNSKGAAYNEKAANRSWEHFKIFLDEVLVH from the coding sequence ATGAAAAACGTTAAATACCTGATTTACGGAATGATTTTGATAACAAGTTCCGTTTTTTCGCAATTGAAACCGCTACAGTATAAAGATGGGAATCAGATTCTAAATGGTTTTAAAATCGATCCTGCAAAAAAGAGCAGTACTAAAGCTGGAATACTAATCCTCCCGGCTTGGATGGGAATTGATAAATTATCCAAAGATACCGCGGAAAAATTGTCTAAATTAGGCTATTATGCATTTATTGCAGATATTTACGGACAAGGAAATTATCCGCAAGATTACGCTCAAGCTGGCAAGATAGCAGGTTTTTACAAAACCAATTATAAAGACTACCAAAAACGAATAAGCTTAGCTTTAGAACAATTAATTCAGGCGGGTGCAAATCCAGATAATATAGTAGTTATTGGGTATTGTTTTGGCGGTACCGGGGCTCTTGAAGCGGCCAGAGCAAATTATAATATAAAAGGAGTTGTATCGTTTCACGGAGGATTAGGCAAAGATGCAGCTCGCAAAACAGAACCCATAAAAGCGAAGGTTTTGGTTTGTCACGGCGCCGATGATCCTTATGTACCTTCCGCCGAAACCGAAGCCTTTCAAAAAGAAATGCGGGATGCAAAAGCCGATTGGCAGATGATTTATTATGCCAATGCCGTTCATTCGTTTACCAATCCTGAATCTGGAAATGATAACTCGAAAGGAGCAGCTTATAATGAAAAAGCAGCAAACAGATCCTGGGAACATTTTAAAATTTTCTTAGATGAAGTTCTAGTCCACTAA
- a CDS encoding cyanophycinase, with product MNSILNSAKNKQYLFLFALIVLICNLSQAQTPKGKLFIIGGGKRSDQLMTQLLSISSLQKKDYIVVLPMSSEEPDSAYIYFKKQVEKLTPNPIVMLNFNKTTATNKVLVDSLQKAKLIFISGGDQTRFMGVVSKTPVFDAIHQAYQNGSTISGTSAGAAVMCEHMITGNQKLEKKYTETFDNIRYDNLETAEGLGLIKNVIIDQHFLKRSRYNRLLSGLVEFPTHIGIGIDESTAIIVRNKEIEIAGESEVIVVQNPKGITKAPKNNVVGIEGLEMSIYYAGQQFKIK from the coding sequence ATGAATTCAATCCTAAATTCTGCAAAAAACAAACAGTACCTATTTTTATTCGCGCTAATCGTGCTAATTTGCAACTTAAGTCAAGCCCAAACTCCAAAAGGAAAATTATTTATTATTGGAGGCGGTAAACGCAGCGACCAACTAATGACGCAACTTTTATCGATTTCAAGTTTACAGAAAAAAGATTATATCGTTGTTTTGCCAATGTCAAGCGAAGAACCCGACAGTGCTTATATTTATTTCAAAAAACAAGTTGAAAAACTGACGCCAAATCCTATTGTGATGCTGAATTTCAATAAAACAACAGCGACAAATAAAGTACTTGTGGACTCCTTGCAAAAAGCAAAACTCATTTTTATCAGCGGCGGAGACCAAACCCGATTTATGGGAGTAGTGAGCAAAACGCCCGTTTTCGATGCCATTCATCAAGCCTATCAAAACGGAAGTACAATCTCCGGAACAAGTGCCGGAGCAGCGGTGATGTGCGAACATATGATCACTGGAAACCAAAAATTAGAAAAAAAATACACCGAAACTTTTGACAATATTAGATATGACAATCTTGAAACAGCAGAAGGTTTAGGATTGATTAAAAACGTAATTATCGACCAACATTTTCTAAAAAGAAGCCGGTACAACAGACTTCTTTCGGGTTTAGTTGAATTTCCAACTCATATCGGAATCGGGATTGACGAAAGTACCGCGATTATTGTTCGAAATAAAGAAATAGAAATTGCTGGGGAAAGCGAAGTAATTGTAGTTCAAAACCCAAAGGGAATTACTAAAGCTCCAAAGAATAATGTAGTTGGCATAGAAGGACTAGAAATGAGTATTTATTACGCTGGGCAACAATTTAAAATCAAATAA
- the rocD gene encoding ornithine--oxo-acid transaminase, translating into MIQMEQKLSTKSEVLIEKENRYGAHNYHPLPVVLEKGEGVFVWDVDGKKYYDFLSSYSAVNQGHCHPKIIGAMIHQAQKLTLTSRAFYNDQLGVFEEYVTKYFGFDKVLPMNTGAEAVETALKLCRKWAYEVKGIAENQAQIIVCENNFHGRTTTIISFSNDEGARKSFGPYTEGFIKIPYDNIDALENVLKASKNIAGFLVEPIQGEAGVYVPTEGYLAKAKALCEAHNVLFIADEVQTGIARTGRLLATCGNCSCEKGCENKPEVKPDILILGKAISGGVYPVSAVLANDAIMNVIKPGQHGSTFGGNPVAAAVAIAALEVIQDEKLAENAERLGIILRKGLNEIAQRNPLIELVRGKGLLNAIVINCGEESDLAWEICLRFRDYGLLAKPTHGNKIRFAPPLVITEEQIKDCLTIIERALNDFI; encoded by the coding sequence ATGATTCAAATGGAGCAAAAACTTTCCACTAAATCGGAAGTTTTAATTGAAAAAGAGAATAGATATGGAGCGCATAATTACCATCCACTGCCCGTTGTTTTAGAAAAAGGGGAGGGCGTTTTTGTTTGGGATGTTGATGGAAAAAAATATTATGATTTTTTATCTTCCTATTCGGCGGTGAATCAAGGGCATTGTCATCCAAAAATTATTGGAGCAATGATCCATCAAGCTCAAAAATTGACCTTGACTTCCCGTGCTTTTTATAATGATCAATTAGGCGTTTTTGAAGAATATGTAACAAAGTATTTTGGGTTCGACAAAGTATTGCCTATGAATACAGGTGCCGAGGCGGTAGAGACAGCGCTGAAATTATGTCGAAAATGGGCGTATGAAGTAAAAGGTATTGCTGAAAATCAAGCACAAATTATTGTTTGCGAAAATAATTTTCACGGACGAACCACAACTATTATTTCGTTTTCAAATGACGAAGGTGCACGCAAGAGTTTTGGTCCTTATACCGAAGGTTTTATAAAAATACCTTATGACAATATCGATGCTTTAGAAAATGTTCTGAAAGCATCAAAAAATATAGCGGGATTCTTGGTCGAACCTATTCAGGGTGAAGCGGGAGTTTATGTTCCGACAGAAGGCTATTTGGCTAAAGCGAAAGCCCTTTGTGAAGCGCATAATGTTTTGTTTATCGCCGATGAAGTGCAAACAGGGATTGCTCGAACAGGAAGATTGTTAGCTACCTGTGGAAATTGTTCTTGTGAAAAAGGATGCGAAAACAAACCAGAAGTTAAGCCTGATATTTTAATTTTAGGTAAAGCCATTTCGGGAGGTGTTTATCCTGTATCGGCTGTACTCGCCAATGATGCAATTATGAATGTCATCAAACCAGGACAGCACGGTTCTACTTTTGGAGGAAATCCTGTGGCTGCAGCTGTGGCTATTGCGGCACTCGAAGTAATTCAAGACGAAAAATTGGCCGAAAATGCCGAAAGATTGGGAATTATTTTAAGAAAAGGTCTGAATGAAATAGCGCAACGAAATCCGTTAATCGAATTGGTTCGCGGCAAAGGTTTATTGAATGCCATTGTAATCAATTGCGGAGAAGAATCGGATTTGGCTTGGGAAATTTGCCTTCGTTTCAGAGATTATGGCCTTTTAGCAAAGCCAACGCACGGAAATAAAATTCGTTTTGCACCGCCGTTGGTGATTACCGAAGAGCAAATAAAGGACTGTTTGACTATTATAGAGAGAGCACTAAATGATTTTATTTGA
- the bshB1 gene encoding bacillithiol biosynthesis deacetylase BshB1, producing the protein MKLDILAFGAHPDDVELGCSGTIAKEISLGKKVGIIDLTRGELGTRGSVEIRNQEAAAAAKILGVTVRENLDMRDGFFVNDEAHQLSVIKMIRKYQPEIVICNAIEDRHIDHGKGSQLVSDACFLSGLLKIKTEINGENQEAWRPKLVYHYIQWKNITPDFVVDISGFNDKRVEAILAYSSQFYNPNSNEPETLIASKNFLESLNYRPQDFGRLIGTDFAEGFTVERYVAVNSLGDLI; encoded by the coding sequence ATGAAACTAGACATATTAGCTTTCGGTGCACATCCAGATGATGTGGAATTAGGTTGCAGCGGAACCATAGCCAAAGAAATTTCATTAGGCAAAAAAGTAGGTATTATTGATTTGACTCGTGGTGAACTTGGGACTCGCGGTTCGGTCGAAATAAGAAATCAAGAAGCTGCTGCGGCTGCCAAAATATTGGGAGTTACCGTTCGCGAAAACCTCGATATGCGCGATGGCTTTTTTGTAAATGACGAGGCACATCAGCTGTCAGTTATCAAAATGATTCGGAAATACCAACCTGAAATCGTGATTTGCAATGCCATTGAGGATCGTCATATCGATCACGGAAAAGGCAGTCAGTTAGTTTCTGATGCTTGTTTTTTGTCGGGATTGCTTAAGATTAAAACTGAAATAAACGGAGAAAATCAAGAAGCTTGGCGCCCCAAATTAGTGTATCATTACATTCAATGGAAAAATATAACTCCCGATTTTGTAGTTGATATCAGTGGTTTTAATGACAAAAGAGTAGAAGCCATTTTAGCCTACAGTTCCCAGTTTTACAATCCAAATTCCAACGAGCCCGAAACCTTGATTGCTTCAAAAAATTTCTTAGAAAGCCTTAATTATCGCCCTCAGGATTTCGGAAGATTAATTGGAACAGATTTTGCCGAAGGATTTACGGTCGAAAGATACGTGGCAGTCAATAGTTTAGGCGATTTGATATAA
- a CDS encoding Lrp/AsnC family transcriptional regulator: protein MDLLDEFDISIIKELEKDGRMAFSAIATNLKISNTMVHQRISRLLEQNIITGIKPVLNEKKMGYDWGAFTGITLTKDHDSDKVIEALKSIPEVTECYFITGSFTLYIKLIAKDHDDMRKLLYEKIDTIPGIAKTDSIIELGCAFKRNLTL, encoded by the coding sequence ATGGACCTATTAGATGAATTTGACATCAGCATTATTAAAGAATTAGAAAAAGATGGAAGAATGGCGTTTTCGGCTATTGCAACCAATTTAAAAATATCCAACACAATGGTGCACCAACGCATCAGTCGCTTACTAGAACAAAATATTATTACCGGAATCAAACCAGTTCTGAATGAAAAAAAAATGGGGTATGATTGGGGTGCTTTTACAGGAATCACTTTGACCAAAGATCACGATTCCGATAAAGTGATCGAAGCCTTGAAAAGTATTCCAGAAGTGACGGAATGTTACTTTATTACGGGCTCTTTTACACTCTATATCAAATTGATCGCCAAAGACCACGATGATATGCGAAAATTACTTTATGAAAAAATTGATACCATTCCTGGAATAGCAAAAACCGATTCTATCATAGAATTGGGTTGTGCTTTTAAACGAAACTTAACATTGTAA
- a CDS encoding penicillin acylase family protein yields the protein MHIFKNKLTLCLLFLYCSSIGFAQKLTPKDISRLNAIAKQVTIIRDNWGIAHIYGKTDADAVFGMLYAQCEDDFKRVEMNYIEKLGRLSEIKGQAVVYNDLETRLLIDAEEAKADYKKAAPWLKKLLDSYADGINYYLYKHPEVKPLMLSHFEPWFPLLWTDGSIGAISTADLTTTELKSFYGSDDKFAYVDKVKDMQTGSNGFAIAPSKTASGNAILYINPHTTFYFRPEIQINSDEGLSAYGAVTWGQFFIYQGFNENCGWMHTSSNVDVADTYAEKIILKNKKLFYEYDSKLYPVIEKKINIKYLENSKLIPKTFTTYFTNKGPIMAKRDGKWISLKSRNRSMASLEQSWIRTKSKNFDEYQKAMEMKANASNNTVYADNKGNIAYWHGNFIPIRDKNLNWAKVMDGTTSATQWKGLHNPSETVHLFNPSNGWLQNCNSTPYTVAGENSPKEENYLPYMAPDGENFRGINAVRILSQGNNYTLDKIIADGYNSKLSIFEVLIPALVASFEKNIQPENPIYKELIEPITTLKNWDYYANENSVATTLANEWAYKLNPILQKVYVDEGETDQVENTIQFAKTASSDDLIPQLQTVVTELKTKFGTWQIPWGELNRFQRSSGDIDLVYKDDAESLPIGIGAALWGSLPAYKSSYQNGTKKRYGFNGNSFVCAVEFGSKVKAKSLLAGGNNGNPKSKHFMDQAKMYQKGVFKDVLFYKEEVEKNAERTYHPGE from the coding sequence ATGCATATTTTCAAAAATAAACTAACACTTTGCCTGCTGTTTTTATACTGCTCATCGATTGGATTTGCTCAGAAATTAACTCCCAAAGATATCAGCAGACTCAATGCAATTGCGAAACAAGTTACTATAATTCGAGACAATTGGGGAATTGCACATATTTACGGAAAAACAGATGCCGACGCCGTTTTCGGAATGTTGTATGCTCAATGTGAAGACGATTTCAAAAGAGTCGAAATGAATTATATTGAAAAATTGGGTCGCCTGTCCGAAATAAAAGGTCAAGCGGTAGTTTACAATGATTTAGAAACACGTTTACTAATTGATGCTGAAGAAGCCAAAGCCGATTATAAAAAAGCAGCACCTTGGTTGAAAAAATTGTTAGACAGTTATGCCGATGGAATCAATTATTATTTATACAAACACCCTGAAGTCAAGCCTTTGATGCTGAGCCATTTTGAGCCTTGGTTCCCTTTGCTTTGGACAGATGGCAGCATCGGCGCTATCAGTACAGCCGATTTGACTACTACTGAGTTAAAATCATTTTATGGTAGTGATGATAAATTTGCTTATGTCGACAAGGTTAAGGATATGCAAACCGGTTCTAATGGATTTGCAATCGCACCCTCAAAAACAGCGAGCGGGAATGCCATTTTATACATCAATCCACATACTACTTTTTACTTTAGACCTGAAATTCAGATCAATAGTGACGAAGGTTTGAGTGCTTATGGAGCCGTAACTTGGGGACAATTTTTTATTTATCAAGGATTTAATGAAAATTGTGGTTGGATGCACACTTCTTCAAATGTTGATGTTGCCGATACCTATGCTGAAAAAATAATCCTAAAAAACAAAAAACTTTTTTACGAATATGACTCTAAATTATATCCCGTTATCGAAAAGAAAATTAATATCAAATATTTAGAAAACAGCAAATTAATTCCCAAAACATTTACCACTTATTTTACCAACAAAGGTCCGATTATGGCCAAAAGGGATGGTAAATGGATCAGCCTAAAATCCAGAAATCGATCGATGGCCAGTTTAGAACAAAGCTGGATTCGAACCAAATCGAAAAACTTTGATGAGTATCAAAAAGCGATGGAAATGAAAGCGAATGCTTCTAACAATACAGTTTACGCCGATAACAAAGGAAATATTGCGTATTGGCACGGCAATTTCATTCCTATTCGGGACAAAAACTTGAATTGGGCCAAAGTAATGGATGGAACCACTTCTGCAACACAATGGAAAGGTTTGCACAATCCATCGGAGACGGTGCATCTCTTCAATCCGTCAAATGGTTGGTTACAAAATTGCAATTCAACTCCCTACACTGTTGCCGGAGAAAATAGCCCAAAAGAAGAAAATTATCTTCCCTATATGGCGCCCGACGGGGAAAATTTTAGAGGAATTAATGCCGTACGAATTTTAAGCCAAGGTAATAATTACACTCTTGACAAAATAATTGCTGATGGGTATAATTCAAAACTTTCGATTTTTGAAGTATTAATTCCAGCTTTGGTCGCAAGTTTTGAGAAAAACATTCAGCCTGAAAACCCAATATATAAGGAGTTAATCGAGCCCATAACAACATTAAAAAATTGGGATTATTATGCTAATGAAAACTCTGTAGCCACAACTTTGGCTAATGAATGGGCTTATAAACTAAATCCCATCCTGCAAAAAGTTTACGTTGACGAAGGCGAAACGGATCAAGTTGAAAATACGATTCAATTTGCAAAAACTGCCTCTTCTGATGATTTAATTCCGCAGCTACAAACAGTTGTAACCGAATTAAAAACCAAATTTGGAACTTGGCAAATTCCTTGGGGTGAACTCAATAGATTTCAGCGAAGTTCAGGCGATATTGATTTAGTGTATAAGGACGATGCCGAAAGTTTACCTATTGGCATTGGTGCAGCGCTTTGGGGAAGTTTACCCGCTTATAAAAGCAGTTATCAAAACGGAACCAAAAAAAGATATGGTTTTAATGGAAATAGTTTTGTCTGCGCTGTTGAATTTGGTTCAAAAGTTAAGGCTAAATCACTTTTGGCAGGTGGCAATAATGGAAATCCAAAATCAAAACACTTTATGGATCAGGCCAAAATGTACCAAAAAGGAGTTTTTAAGGACGTTTTGTTTTATAAAGAAGAGGTCGAAAAAAATGCAGAACGAACGTACCATCCGGGCGAATAA
- a CDS encoding YegP family protein, with protein sequence MGTFLISKRKNEEFQFVLKAGNGQVILASEGYKTKAACDNGIESVRKNSQLVERFDRLESTNGKHYFNLKASNGQIIGNSEMYESAAARDNGIESVFKNAPEADIKEDL encoded by the coding sequence ATGGGGACATTTTTAATTAGCAAAAGAAAAAATGAAGAGTTTCAGTTTGTATTAAAAGCTGGAAATGGTCAAGTTATCCTTGCAAGTGAAGGTTACAAAACAAAGGCTGCTTGCGATAACGGAATTGAATCAGTAAGGAAAAATTCGCAATTGGTCGAAAGATTTGATCGATTGGAATCCACAAATGGAAAGCACTATTTCAATCTTAAAGCATCCAACGGTCAAATAATTGGCAATAGCGAGATGTATGAATCTGCAGCTGCTCGTGATAATGGAATAGAATCTGTTTTTAAAAATGCTCCAGAGGCCGATATAAAGGAAGATTTATAA